The following proteins are encoded in a genomic region of Xylocopa sonorina isolate GNS202 chromosome 14, iyXylSono1_principal, whole genome shotgun sequence:
- the LOC143430434 gene encoding angiotensin-converting enzyme-like, with protein MLLPLLVAALVTLAWGIPATSNVTEHEVTQTPEDILKQAQEFLDKLDKEYAEWNNKQTVTEWNYASDLTPENLAKKLNVSSEAARYYKSAWQEVNKFPWRDIKDENIRRQFSKLSVLGTAALPEELYQEYEKIISDMENIYSTAKICDYKDKNKCDLALEPELTEILMKSRDPRELKHIWIEWRKATGEKMKSLYTRYVQLSNMAATLNNYSDSAAYWMKDYEADDFPDQIEALWQQLKPLYLQLHAYVRRELRNKYGEDIVSRDGPIPAHLLGNMWAQSWSNIADFTIPYPGKQLPQVTDAMIKQGYNATKIFRVAEDFFTSINLTAMPDLFWQRSILEKPEGRELICHASAWDFYDGKDFRIKQCTRVNMEDLLTAHHEMGHVEYYLQYKNQPTVYKEGANPGFHEAVGDVIALSASTPSHLKAIKLLDDDSTDIEADINHLYLKGLEKIVFLPFAYMMDKWRWNVFQGAVTPDNYNCNWWDLAEEFQGIEPPVHRSEDDFDPGAKYHIIANVEYIRYYVSFVVQFQFHKALCIEANQYDSQNPDSKPLHQCDIYNNKAAGNLLKSMLELGSSKPWQDAMQKITGQRNMDSAGLLEYFKPLTDWLTEENKKTNEYIGWKPRASKCVQTRSELKTFEETQATETTEATETTETIEATEANE; from the exons ATGCTGCTCCC ACTACTAGTGGCAGCCCTAGTGACGTTGGCTTGGGGAATACCGGCAACCTCGAACGTCACCGAACATGAAGTTACTCAAACACCAGAAGATATACTGAAGCAGGCCCAAGAATTCCTCGACAAACTTGACAAGGAATATGCAGAATGGAACAACAAGCAAACGGTCACCGAATGGAACTACGCGTCCGATTTGACTCCTGAGAATTTGGCGAAGAAGTTGAACGTGTCCTCCGAGGCGGCACGGTATTACAAATCCGCTTGGCAGGAAGTGAACAAGTTCCCTTGGAGGGATATTAAAGATGAAAATATTAGGAGGCAATTCTCAAAGCTCAGCGTCTTGGGCACCGCAGCACTTCCTGAAGAG CTTTACCAAGAATATGAGAAAATTATTAGCGATATGGAAAACATCTATAGCACCGCAAAAATTTGCGACTACAAAGATAAAAATAAATGCGATCTTGCTTTGGAACCAGAACTTACAGAAATCCTGATGAAAAGCCGAGATCCTCGAGAACTGAAACATATCTGGATAGAATGGAGGAAAGCAACCGGTGAAAAGATGAAATCTTTATACACGAGATATGTTCAATTGAGTAATATGGCTGCCACGTTGAATAATTATTCCGACAGCGCGGCTTATTGGATGAAAGATTACGAGGCTGACGACTTCCCTGATCAAATag AGGCTCTTTGGCAGCAATTGAAACCACTCTACTTGCAACTGCACGCGTACGTTCGCCGAGAACTCCGAAATAAGTATGGTGAAGACATCGTCTCGAGGGATGGGCCTATTCCAGCACATTTATTGGGCAATATGTGGGCCCAGAGTTGGAGCAACATCGCAGATTTTACGATTCCATACCCGGGAAAACAATTGCCGCAAGTCACTGATGCGATGATTAAACAAG GCTACAATGCAACAAAGATTTTCCGCGTGGCGGAGGATTTCTTCACCTCGATCAATCTTACCGCGATGCCGGATCTATTTTGGCAACGATCGATATTGGAAAAGCCAGAAGGTCGCGAATTGATCTGTCATGCCAGCGCCTGGGACTTCTATGATGGCAAGGACTTTAGAATTAAACAATGTACTAGGGTCAACATGGAAGATCTGCTAACTGCTCATCATGAAATGGGTCACGTTGAGTATTATTTGCAATACAAGAATCAGCCCACAGTCTATAAAGAGGGTGCGAACCCCGGATTCCACGAAGCTGTTGGCGATGTTATAGCACTCAGCGCATCTACTCCAAGCCATCTGAAAGCTATCAA attGTTGGATGATGATTCAACCGATATAGAAGCCGATATTAATCATCTTTACTTGAAAGGACTTGAAAAGATCGTTTTTCTACCATTTGCATATATGATGGACAAATGGCGTTGGAATGTATTCCAAGGAGCAGTTACACCAGATAATTATAATTGTAACTG GTGGGATCTAGCTGAAGAATTTCAAGGTATCGAGCCGCCAGTGCATCGATCAGAAGACGACTTTGATCCTGGCGCGAAGTATCATATAATTGCAAATGTAGAGTATATCAGATATTATGTAAGCTTCGTTGTGCAATTCCAGTTCCACAAAGCGCTTTGCATAGAAGCAAATCAGTATGACTCACAGAATCCCGACTCAAAACCACTACACCAATGTGATATTTATAATAACAAAGCAGCAGGAAACTTATTGAA ATCCATGTTGGAGTTAGGCTCTTCGAAACCTTGGCAAGACGCGATGCAAAAGATTACGGGCCAAAGAAACATGGACTCGGCAGGACTTCTGGAGTACTTCAAACCATTGACCGATTGGCTtacagaagaaaataaaaaaactaACGAGTACATTGGATGGAAACCTAGAGCAAGCA AATGTGTGCAAACCAGATCGGAACTCAAGACTTTCGAAGAAACTCAAGCAACTGAAACAACTGAAGCAACTGAAACAACTGAAACAATTGAAGCAACTGAAGCAAACGAATAA
- the Gnf1 gene encoding LOW QUALITY PROTEIN: germ line transcription factor 1 (The sequence of the model RefSeq protein was modified relative to this genomic sequence to represent the inferred CDS: substituted 1 base at 1 genomic stop codon), translating to MPRDIRSYFQSTKANTTKAPLNIASPRTKRRVISSDEDDERRQSPIKRSKKSKTSEKRSIGSDSEENANKKKIVSPAAMFGNTPIIRQEAPKILKRVQKQESKTHNDQDFQATLSQLDTSDIEQQYLTETKNDKDSELDENNVKSKEKKKTPVKKKQNIKEKNIPDQVNVEKTGKKKLPTHEKHSNSSSSEDIEQRSKPSKSIFTMEVIYKEKKEVSPKETEASKVFEERSERRKQRLEMYQQYLQRGGPKNPGSKEIPVGAEDCLAGLSFVITGVLDSLEREEAAKLIEQYGGRTVHQVSKKTSYVIVGDQPGPAKIAKAKSLNIQEISEDGLLQLIRTRHASQMEINQSHIIAKYKKSKQKSTDSEEASLLDDSDVIVIEETPKRTKARPTGEKESSVKQTEKSPRRQEPSNTEVEKSSEKTLPQKEESSNKEIEKLLLCVIWILFXMNEDTSMQALVEKYRPKSMKQILGQQGDKSNAKKLYTWLMNWHKNHKTKRNQAKHTKSTTWSKSDDGSLFKAALLSGPPGIGKTTTVEVVCKELNLDLLELNASDTRSKKLLQEQVSNFLSNTTIKSYFKDINKSSLKQVLLMDEIDGMAGNEDRGGLQELIAMIKSTDIPIVCICNDRYSSKVRTLANYSYDLRFTSPKLLQIRAAMKSICFKENIDISNEDLDRLIESTNLDIRQVLNHLSLYVGQTAAPQSKSKKKHVNKDVRLGPWDVVRQVFSAEEQKNMNYYDKNELFFQDYNVGPLFVQENYLRVVPQAPKEELLERIAQSAESIALGDIVENQMRSNNLWSLLPVQACFSSVIPGTTMAGHIDRQVTFPEWLGRKSKAGKVDRLLQEIKVHTHLATGASKEAINLDYIKPLRNAILRPLTVGDTENVDAAVDVMNHYHLLREDLDSITEISTWSDRRPLPAIDSKVKAAFTRAYNKNSKPLPYAISTMSKKKTATSNLQDEVLLDEEANSDENDDNIDIDKMIKAKKASANKKADAKDKSDKTNKTETKGKGSNDKSSKRGRGRGKKN from the exons ATGCCACGG GATATAAGATCCTATTTTCAATCTACGAAAGCGAATACTACAAAAGCACCGTTAAACATTGCTTCACCGAGAACGAAAAGACGAGTTATTTCATCCGATGAAGATGATGAGAGGAGACAATCTCCGATTAAACGATCCAAG AAAAGCAAGACATCGGAAAAGAGAAGTATTGGATCTGATTCTGAAGAAAATGCTAATAAAAAAAAGATTGTTTCCCCTGCTGCTATGTTTGGTAATACTCCAATAATCAGACAAGAAGCAccaaaaatattaaaaagagTACAAAAGCag GAATCTAAGACTCACAATGATCAAGATTTTCAAGCTACTTTAAGTCAATTAGATACATCTGATATTGAGCAGCAATATTTAACAGAAACTAAGAATGATAAAG ATTCTGAATTAGATGAAAATAATGTGAAAAGtaaggaaaagaaaaagacaCCTGTAAAAAAGAAACAGAATATTAAAGAAAAGAATATACCTGATCAAGTAAATGTAGAGAAAACTGGCAAAAAAAAATTACCTACTCATGAAAAACATTCTAACAGTAGTTCAAGTGAAGATATCGAGCAACGTTCTAAACCTTCCAAGAGTATTTTTACAATGGAAGTGATatataaagaaaaaaaggaagtgTCCCCCAAAGAAACAGAAGCTTCCAAGGTATTTGAGGAAAGAAGTGAAAGGCGAAAACAACGTCTTGAAATGTATCAGCAGTATCTTCAAAGAGGAGGACCTAAAAATCCAGGCTCAAAGGAAATTCCTGTT GGTGCTGAAGATTGTCTTGCAGGATTAAGTTTTGTGATAACTGGTGTGTTGGATTCATTGGAAAGAGAAGAAGCTGCCAAGCTTATTGAACAGTACGGTGGACGAACTGTACATCAGGTTTCAAAGAAGACTAGCTATGTTATAGTAGGCGACCAACCTGGTCCTGCAAAAATAGCAAAG GCTAAGAGCTTAAATATACAAGAGATATCAGAAGACGGTTTGCTACAGTTAATTCGAACAAGGCATGCGAGTCAGATGGAAATAAATCAATCTCATATAATAGCAAAATACAAAAAATCTAAACAAAAATCTACAGATTCAGAAGAGGCATCGCTACTAGACGATTCAGATGTGATTGTAATTGAAGAAACACCAAAAAGAACAAAAGCACGTCCTACGGGGGAAAAAGAATCTTCTGTTAAACAAACAGAAAAATCACCGCGGAGACAAGAACCTAGCAACACGGAGGTAGAGAAATCATCGGAAAAAACATTACCACAGAAAGAAGAATCCAGTAAtaaggaaatagaaaaattattgCTTTGTGTTATTTGGATTTTGTTCTAGATGAACGAAGATACGTCAATGCAGGCGTTGGTTGAAAAATATAGACCAAAGTCTATGAAACAGATTTTGGGGCAGCAGGGAGATAAAAGCAATGCCAAGAAATTGTACACTTGGTTAATGAATTGGCATAAAAATCACAAAACCAAACGAAATCAAGCAAAACATACCAAATCTA CTACTTGGTCAAAAAGTGATGATGGATCCCTCTTCAAAGCTGCGTTATTATCTGGTCCTCCTGGAATCGGAAAGACCACAACTGTTGAAGTTGTTTGTAAAGAGTTAAACTTGGATCTTCTGGAATTGAATGCTTCGGATACTAGAAGTAAAAAACTTTTGCAAGAACAAGTATCCAATTTTttatctaatactacgataaaGAGTTACTTTAAAG ATATTAACAAGTCATCATTGAAACAAGTGTTACTAATGGATGAAATTGATGGAATGGCTGGTAATGAAGATCGTGGTGGTCTACAAGAATTAATTGCTATGATCAAATCAACTGATATACCTATTGTTTGTATATGCAATGATCGATATAGTTCTAAAGTGCGGACACTCGCCAATTATTCATACGATCTTAGATTTACATCACCTAAGTTGCTACAGATTAGG gcTGCTATGAAATCCATATGttttaaagaaaatattgaTATATCAAACGAAGACCTTGATCGTTTAATTGAATCAACAAATCTGGATATTCGACAAGTCCTGAATCATCTGTCATTATATGTTGGACAAACAGCAGCTCCTCAAAGCAAATCTAAGAAGAAACATGTTAACAAAGACGTGAGACTGGGTCCTTGGGATGTTGTGCGACAAGTATTTTCCGCTGAAGAACAGAAAAATATGAATTATTACGATAAAAATGAATTATTTTTCCAAGATTACAATGTAGGACCATTATTTGTACAAGAAAACTACTTACGAGTGGTACCTCAAGCTCCAAA GGAAGAGTTATTGGAAAGAATAGCACAATCTGCTGAAAGTATAGCTCTGGGTGATATAGTGGAAAaccaaatgagaagcaataattTATGGTCTCTTTTACCAGTACAAGCTTGTTTTTCTTCTGTGATACCTGGAACAACAATGGCTGGCCATATTGATCGACAAGTTACTTTTCCAGAATGGCTTGGACGCAAATCAAAAGCTGGCAAAGTTGATCG ATTACTGCAGGAAATTAAAGTACATACACATTTGGCTACTGGTGCAAGTAAAGAGGCTATAAACTTGGATTATATTAAACCTCTTAGGAATGCTATTCTCAGACCTTTAACAGTAGGTGATACTgagaatgtagatgcggcaGTGGATGTTATGAATCATTATCACTTACTTAG GGAAGATTTAGATTCCATAACAGAAATTTCTACATGGTCCGATCGACGACCACTACCTGCTATAGACAGCAAG GTGAAAGCTGCCTTTACAAGGGCATATAATAAGAATTCCAAGCCTTTACCATATGCAATAAGCACCATGTCAAAGAAGAAAACTGCAACATCTAATTTACAAGACGAAGTTCTTTTAGATGAAGAGGCAAACTCTGATGAAAATGATGATAACATTGATATTGATAAAATGATTAAa gcGAAGAAGGCTAGCGCAAACAAAAAGGCTGATGCGAAAGATAAAAGTGATAAAACTAATAAAACTGAAACAAAAGGCAAAGGTAGTAATGACAAATCTAGTAAACGTGGAAGAGGACGAGGTAAAAAAAATTAA